The genomic DNA ATTAAAGTCCTCGAACAGATTTTTATCTTTGCTCAAAATCCAGGCATAAGAATCTTTTGCCGGAACAAGCATCGGCATTAAAACTGCATCGAAAATACCTTTCTCAACTGCTTGTTTAAAGAAATCCCTGATTTGGTTGCGAATTGATAATCCATCTTTATTAGAAACTTCCGTCATTAATTCTCCTCTTCTTAAAATTACAAATAACAAATCATAAAAAACAAATAAATCTCAAACTACAAATCCCAAAAGACAAATAAATTACAAATATCAAAATAACAAACGAACCGATGCTTTGTTCCGTTTTGAATTTGTAATTTTGGTTATTGTTATTTATTTGATATTTATTATTTGTCATTTGGAATTTTACCTGACTGCTTCTTTAACTTCCTGATAAAGCTGCGGATTAGTAAAATGTCTTGTCCTGATAGAACCGGAAGGACAACTGCCAACGCAATTTCCGCAACCACGACAGATCGCTTCATTAACAACAGATATTCCTTTATCTTCATCAAAATAGATGGCTCCGTATCCGCAAACTTGCAGACAGGTCTGACATCCGGTGCAATATGCTTCTAAAATCTCCGAAACCATCACTTCCGGAATTATTTTCTGTCCCGGGATCAACTGCGTGAATATTTTCCCGGCAGCAGCTTTTGCCTGCATAATGGCATCGGTAATGCTGCATGGTCCACGCGCAGAACCGATGATGAAAATTCCATCGGAATTAGTGGAAACAGGATTGATCTTCAAATGTGCTTCCTGGAAAAATCCGGTTTCATGCAGGTCGATACTAAGAAGCTCGGAAAGGTCTTTCGCATCAGCACTTGGGATCATTGCCGGAGCAAGAACTACCAGATCATGTTTTCCCTGTTTCTTCTCACCACTAATTTCAGTAAAATCAAGGATTGTTCCCTTCAAAGCAATGTCTGTAATTCGTACAAAATCGACACCACTCTCTTTGATCTTTTCATAATATTGCTGGTCTTCCTTATTAGGAAGACACAAGTCTTTTATATAATGTGTTATTTTTATTTTTGATGATTGTTCTTTCAGGTAATGAGAAATTTTCAGCATATAATTACAGCAAACTTTACTGCAATATCCAACTTCCTTCCTGCCGACACAATGAATGAGACCAACAGATGCAGGTTGTTTCCCGGATTTCAAAGCAATTTTTCCTTCTCTGGATAACATTACTTCCAATTCGGAGGAAATTAAAACATCATCATCGCTTTGATAATTAAATTCTTTCAGGCTTTTAGAATTAAAAATTCCAGATCCGTTAGCAACCACTACAGCTCCCACTAATAATTCAATCGAGTCGCTCTTATCGTTTGTGTCTTTCAGCTCAATCTCAAAATTCCCCATAAAACCGACGATCTTGTCCAAAACCGTATTTGTCATCACTTTGATATTTTCGTTCTCATTAACTTCTGCGATTTTCTGGTGCAGAATATTCAAACTGATTCCCTGTCTTGGCATGATCTCTTTTAAATGTGCAGTTATTCCGCCGAGATCATTTGTTTTTTCAATGAGGAAAACCTTTCTATCATTACTTGCCAGAGTAAGAGCTGCTTCCAATCCGGCAATTCCACCACCGATAATGAGAACATCAGGAGTGCTGTCCAACTGCTTTTCAAAAAGCGGATCCTGGTATAAAACTCGATCCATCCCAGCATGAATATATTGAATTGCCTTGCGAGTCGCTTCTTCTTTATCCGGAATGATCCAGGCACATTGTTCCCGAATATTCACGATCTTATACATATAAGGATTGAGATGAGTTTTCTTGCAAACTCCGATAAAGGTCGAATCATGATCGCGGGGAGAACAGGCAGCACATACCAGATGAGTTAATTTATTTTCATTAATTTCATCTTCGAGAAATTGCTTACCTTCATTCGAGCATAAAAGTTTATGTTTTTTAACGACTAATTCTTTATCCTTATAATCCTCAAGTTTGGAAATTTCCTCGATGATAGTATCTATATGAACACGATCAGCGATATTCGGACCGCATTCACAAACATAAATTCCGATTTTTTCATTCATAAATCCACCTAAATTTTATCTTCCGGACAGCGAAAGAATACCGGCAACAGCAGCTTCCGACTGGATAACGGAATTCTGAATATCTTTCGGACCTTCCGCACAACCGGCAACATAAATTCCCGGTCTGGAAGTTGCCACTGACCCTAACCGGAAAGACTGAGCTGCAATAAATCCATAGGGATCACGATCTATTCCCAGTGATTTGGCAAGTTCCTCCACCCCATCTGAAGGAGTAATCGCACTCTCCAGAATCACCATATCAACAACTAAAGCATCTTCTTTATTTTTATTATTTATATATGAAATTTTTAACTTCCCGTTCGTTTCTTTGATATTCATTTTTTCCCTGTCTGCCAAAAAAACAAATTCGGAAGAATGAGATTTCACATCTGCATAAAACTTCTGGTAAGTCTTATCGATCACACAAATATCAGAATAAAAATTATAAACCTTTGCTTCGGGAAGTTTATGTTTTATAAAATGAGCATGCTTGGAAGAAGACATACAGCAGACATTCGAGCAATATCCAACTTTTTCTCTGCCTACACAATGAATGATAGCAACAGAATCAGGAGCTTTCTCCGAATCTCTTAAAACAAGTTTTCCTTCAGTCGGACCATTGGAAGCAAAAAGTCGTTCAAACTCGAAAGCAGTATAAACTCCGGGATATTTCCCATAACCTAAATTCTGCATTCCGCTGACATCATATGTATCAAAACCTGTAGCCACAATTATTCCCCCAACTTTTACTTCCATTTTCTCATCTTTCTGGGTCAGGTCGATCGCAGCGAACATACAGGCTTCCACACATTTGGAACAATTTTCTTTTCCCGATAATTGCAGGCAATGAGTCGGATCGATACGAGGAACATTCGGCAACGAACCGGAACAGGGAACATAAATCGCTTTCTTGTCCATCAGGTTCTCTTCCCATTCGTTCTTTAAAACAACCGGACAAACTGGATAACACATTCCGCAGCCAAGACACGCTTCCAGACTGACATAACGAGCTTTTTTGTTGATCGTTACCGTTAAATTTCCAGGTTCACCAGTTACTTTCTCAACACTGCTCAAAGTCAGTACTTCAATATTAGGATCCTGCAAGATTTCCTGCTGGATAGGAGCTACGAGACAGGTTGCGCAATCAAGGTTAGGAAAGGACTCTTCATCTTTTATAACCTTTCCGCCGGTAATAGGTAACTTCTCTACAAGATAGACTTTTTTCCCAGCTTTGGAAAGCATTAGACAGGCATCCATTCCGGCTATTCCGGAACCGATTACT from Candidatus Cloacimonadota bacterium includes the following:
- a CDS encoding CoB--CoM heterodisulfide reductase iron-sulfur subunit A family protein — protein: MNEKIGIYVCECGPNIADRVHIDTIIEEISKLEDYKDKELVVKKHKLLCSNEGKQFLEDEINENKLTHLVCAACSPRDHDSTFIGVCKKTHLNPYMYKIVNIREQCAWIIPDKEEATRKAIQYIHAGMDRVLYQDPLFEKQLDSTPDVLIIGGGIAGLEAALTLASNDRKVFLIEKTNDLGGITAHLKEIMPRQGISLNILHQKIAEVNENENIKVMTNTVLDKIVGFMGNFEIELKDTNDKSDSIELLVGAVVVANGSGIFNSKSLKEFNYQSDDDVLISSELEVMLSREGKIALKSGKQPASVGLIHCVGRKEVGYCSKVCCNYMLKISHYLKEQSSKIKITHYIKDLCLPNKEDQQYYEKIKESGVDFVRITDIALKGTILDFTEISGEKKQGKHDLVVLAPAMIPSADAKDLSELLSIDLHETGFFQEAHLKINPVSTNSDGIFIIGSARGPCSITDAIMQAKAAAGKIFTQLIPGQKIIPEVMVSEILEAYCTGCQTCLQVCGYGAIYFDEDKGISVVNEAICRGCGNCVGSCPSGSIRTRHFTNPQLYQEVKEAVR
- a CDS encoding CoB--CoM heterodisulfide reductase iron-sulfur subunit A family protein, translating into MKAFENVLVIGSGIAGMDACLMLSKAGKKVYLVEKLPITGGKVIKDEESFPNLDCATCLVAPIQQEILQDPNIEVLTLSSVEKVTGEPGNLTVTINKKARYVSLEACLGCGMCYPVCPVVLKNEWEENLMDKKAIYVPCSGSLPNVPRIDPTHCLQLSGKENCSKCVEACMFAAIDLTQKDEKMEVKVGGIIVATGFDTYDVSGMQNLGYGKYPGVYTAFEFERLFASNGPTEGKLVLRDSEKAPDSVAIIHCVGREKVGYCSNVCCMSSSKHAHFIKHKLPEAKVYNFYSDICVIDKTYQKFYADVKSHSSEFVFLADREKMNIKETNGKLKISYINNKNKEDALVVDMVILESAITPSDGVEELAKSLGIDRDPYGFIAAQSFRLGSVATSRPGIYVAGCAEGPKDIQNSVIQSEAAVAGILSLSGR